A stretch of the Bacteroidales bacterium genome encodes the following:
- a CDS encoding RNA methyltransferase, producing the protein MKKLSLDELQRISVETFKQSPKLPISIILDNIRSQFNIGSIFRTCDAFRVEQLLLCGITAQPPSREIEKSALGATQSVDWKYYSNTIEAVEYCKKNHFKIVAIEQTDESIDIRKFKVIKDQPYAFIFGNEVHGVDQKIIDLCDFCIEIPQFGTKHSFNVAVTSAIVMYDFFIKQEF; encoded by the coding sequence ATGAAAAAGCTTTCGCTTGATGAACTTCAACGTATAAGTGTAGAAACATTTAAACAGTCGCCTAAACTCCCTATTAGCATAATACTTGATAATATCCGAAGCCAATTTAATATTGGCTCCATTTTTAGGACATGCGATGCTTTTCGTGTAGAACAACTTTTGCTATGTGGAATTACAGCACAACCACCAAGCCGTGAAATTGAAAAATCGGCTCTTGGCGCTACCCAATCGGTCGATTGGAAATACTATTCAAACACCATAGAAGCAGTTGAATATTGCAAAAAGAATCATTTTAAAATAGTGGCAATTGAACAAACCGACGAAAGCATTGACATACGTAAATTTAAAGTTATAAAAGATCAACCATACGCTTTTATTTTTGGTAATGAAGTTCACGGTGTAGATCAAAAAATAATCGATCTTTGCGATTTTTGTATAGAAATTCCACAATTTGGCACTAAACATTCATTTAATGTAGCAGTTACATCAGCTATTGTAATGTACGATTTCTTTATAAAACAAGAATTTTAA
- the sucC gene encoding ADP-forming succinate--CoA ligase subunit beta: MNLHEYQAKALLKEFNVDVPLGFVCNNANDAIEIAKKIKNDTGCDVVAVKAQIHAGGRGKGGGVKIAKNDQEVFTYANQILGMNLVTHQTGPQGKLVRKIYIEQGIYYKGPSETKEFYLSILLNRNTGELVVIYSPEGGMDIEEVSAKSPEKIFKEPIDPHIGLSDFNARNIAFNLGLSGIAYKNFIPFIKALYHAYVNTDASMIEINPLVKTSDNKIFAADAKMILDDNALYRHPKYLELRDIFEEDPAEVEASEHNLNFVKLEGNVGCMVNGAGLAMATMDIIKLSGGEPANFLDVGGGANAKTVEAGFRIILKDKAVKAILVNIFGGIVRCDRVAEGIIEAYKNIGNISVPIVVRLQGTNAELAKEMIDRSGLKVLSAITLQEAADAVRAVLA, translated from the coding sequence ATGAACTTACACGAATATCAAGCTAAGGCATTATTAAAAGAGTTTAATGTTGACGTGCCTTTGGGTTTTGTTTGCAATAATGCAAATGATGCTATCGAAATAGCTAAAAAAATAAAAAACGACACGGGTTGTGATGTGGTAGCAGTGAAGGCTCAGATACATGCTGGAGGGCGTGGTAAAGGTGGTGGTGTTAAGATTGCAAAAAACGATCAGGAAGTTTTTACATATGCCAATCAAATACTCGGAATGAATTTAGTAACACATCAAACAGGACCACAAGGAAAGCTAGTTCGAAAAATTTATATAGAACAAGGCATATATTACAAAGGACCATCAGAAACTAAAGAATTTTATTTAAGTATTTTGCTTAACAGAAACACAGGTGAATTAGTTGTTATATATTCGCCTGAAGGTGGTATGGATATCGAAGAAGTATCGGCTAAGTCGCCCGAAAAAATATTTAAAGAACCCATTGACCCCCATATTGGATTGAGCGATTTTAACGCACGTAACATAGCGTTTAATTTAGGTTTATCGGGTATCGCTTACAAAAATTTCATCCCATTTATTAAAGCTTTATATCATGCCTATGTTAATACCGATGCGTCGATGATTGAGATCAACCCTTTGGTGAAAACATCGGACAATAAAATTTTTGCTGCCGATGCCAAAATGATTTTAGACGACAATGCTTTATATAGGCACCCTAAATATTTGGAGCTACGCGATATTTTTGAAGAAGACCCTGCCGAAGTAGAAGCTTCTGAGCATAATTTGAATTTTGTAAAATTAGAGGGGAATGTTGGATGTATGGTTAATGGAGCAGGTTTAGCAATGGCAACTATGGATATTATAAAGCTATCGGGTGGTGAACCTGCTAATTTCTTGGATGTAGGAGGTGGCGCTAATGCTAAAACTGTTGAGGCAGGTTTTAGAATTATACTTAAAGATAAAGCGGTAAAAGCTATATTAGTGAATATTTTTGGAGGTATTGTTCGTTGCGATAGAGTGGCAGAGGGTATTATTGAAGCTTACAAAAATATTGGTAATATTTCTGTTCCCATAGTTGTACGTTTACAAGGTACTAATGCTGAGTTGGCAAAGGAAATGATTGATCGTTCGGGGTTAAAAGTATTATCGGCGATTACCTTGCAAGAAGCAGCCGATGCAGTTAGGGCTGTATTAGCTTAA